Part of the Tepiditoga spiralis genome, AAAGATGTTAATGCAATAAAAAATGGAAAAATAATATTGATAGATGGAAATAAAGCTTCTCAAGCCTCACCATCGCTTATAAATGTACTTGAAGATTTAAATAAAAAAATTGGTGAATTAAATTGAAAAAAAATTTAAAAGGGGCTTTGCCCCTTTTTCTATTTTTAATGATAAGTAGTTTTATTTTAATAATATTTTTTAATTCATTTGGAACTGTTAAATTGAGTTTCAAAGATATTCTTTTAATTTTTTTTAATAAAAATCCAAACAAAATATATACTAATATAATATTAAATATAAGACTTCCAAGAGTTTTAGGAAGCTTTATTACCGGTGCAATACTTGCAATTTCAGGAAATATACTGCAATTAATAATTCAAAATCCACTTGCAGATCCGTATATTTTGGGTATATCTTCTGGTGCAAGTTTTGGAGCGGTTATTTATTCAGCTCTAACAATGATATATGCAATAAAATTACCTTTTGGAATGGAAAGTACAGCCTTCTTTTTTGGTGTTTTTTCAACTATATTAGTATTTTTAATTGCAAAAGAAGGGAAAAAAATACCAATATTGTCTTTGATTTTAAGTGGTGTTATTGTAAGTTTTTTATTTAACTCAATAACAACCTTATTTACTGTTATGTATTGGAAAAACTTAATTCATGTAAACATATGGTTAATGGGGAGTACAGCATCTTTAACTTGGAAAGATTGCTATATATTATTATTTGTTTTATTTTTACAAATAATAACTTCTTTATTATTTTCAAAACAGTTAAATGTTCTCTCAATGGGAGAACATATGGCTGTTTATTCTGGAATAAATCCAGAGAAAATAAAAATAATTTTAATAGGAATAAATGTTTTAGCAGTTTCAATTGCCGTTTCTAAAACTGGTATAATAGGTTTTGTTGGATTAGTTATTCCTCATATTGTAAGAAAAGTTACAGGACCTTATTCATCAGTATCAACTTTTTATTCATTGTTTGTTGGTGGATCATTTCTTGCAGCAAGTGATTTTGTTTCAAGAACTATATTTGCACCAACAGAATTACCAATAGGGGTTGTAACTTCAATAATTGGTGCTCCAGTATTTATTTACATACTAAAGAGGGAGAGAAAAAATGATTAAAATAAATAATTTAAACTTTTCTTATGGTAATGGATTTAATTTAAATATAGAAAAATTAAATATAAAAGCTGGAGAATTTGTGTCAATAATAGGTCCTAATGGTTCTGGTAAAAGCACACTATTGAAGATATTATCAGGTATTTTAAAAAATTTTAATGGAGAAATTTTAATAAAAAATAAAAATATTAAAAATTTTAATTATAAAGAGTTAGCTAAAACAATATCTATTGTTCCACAAGAGTTTAATACTATTTTTAAATATGATGTTGAGAGTATAATTTCAACGTCGAGGGTTCCTTATTCTAAAACGTTTTCTTTTTTTGAAACAATGGAAGATAAAAAAATAATTGAAGAAGCTATGAAAAAAACAGATACAATTAAATATAAAAATAAATTTTTTTCAAATTTATCAGGTGGAGAAAAACAAAGGGTAATGATTGCAAGAGCTTTAGCTCAAAAAACTAAAATTTTATTTTTAGATGAGTTTACTTCTCATTTAGATCCTGGTCATGCACAATCATTAATGAATATAGTAAAAGAAAATACTCAAAATGGACATACAGTTGTAGCGGTTTTTCATGATATAAATCTTGCGAGTATTTATTCAAAAAGATTAATTATAATGCTAAAAGGTAATGTTGTGTGTGATGGTTCACCAATAGATGTAATAACCCAAGAAAATATTAAAGATATTTATAATCTCGATGGAAGTATAATAAAGCATCCTAAATATAATGTTCCACAGATAGTATTTAATTAAAACAATAAATGATAATTGAAAAATTCAATTATCATTTATTGTAGAGGTTTATAAATAACATTACTTCACCTATTCCTATATTTAATTTTTTTCCTATTTCTTGAGGGGTTAATCCTTGATGATAATATTCTAAAACCATACTTTTTTTATCTAATATTATTTCTTCTTTATATTTATTTTTTGTAGTTTCATTATTTTCTTTATTGATAATTTTTTCTTCATTTTCACTTTTAATTATTTCATCATTTTTTTCAAGTATTTCATTTATTTTTTGAGATTCTAAGGGTTTTTCATCGCTAGCTTTTATACTATCTATAATTTTATTATTCATAATTTTATTTTTAAAATGTTCATCATTTATTTTTTCTACTTCAGATAATATTGAAGCTAAACGACTATAAGATTCATTAACATCTTTTAATAACTGATCAACTATTTCAATTTTATTATCTAAAGCTCTTAATTTAGTTGTAGTTATTTTTTGGAATCTTGCTAAAAGTTTATTTGATTCCTCATCAAAGCTAATAGAAGTTAATTCGTTGTTTTTATCTGTTTTTTTTAATATTTGTATCATCAAAATAATATTAAATATAGATACGATCATTGCTAATAATGAAATAAAAAAAGTAAATACTGTCATTTTTTCCTCCTATTTTTTATTTAAAACAATTTTTGAAAAATCAATAGTTCCAACATTATTCCACAATAAGTATGTTCCTAAGTTTTTTGAAGGAGTTGGAATAGATTCTTTTAAGGTCCAATTTTCTGGAAGATATACGTATAAATTAGAATTTGCATCGATGTTTAATCGCTTAATGGGAAAATTAAAAATTAATTCGTTATTATTTTTATTTATTATTCCAGATAAATCCATTGTTTCTTCAACAAATATATTGAGTTCTGAAGTATTAATTATAGATTTATAATTTAATACTTTGCAATAAATATTTTTATTGTTTTTTTCATTAAAAATTTTTTCATAACCTTTAGATTTTTCTATGTCAGAACGTTTATATCCATTCAATAAATAATTAAAACTCTTTTTATCTTGCGCTTTTATTGTTGTTGTTAATTTTAAAGATGTAATTCCATTTTCATTTATGTTGAAAATAATATTTTTTGATAGGATATCATATTTATATGATCCAGATTTAAAAATAGAAAGATTCAATATTAGTATAGCTGCAATGAATAAAATAGTCATTATAGTAAAGTTTATACCTTTATTTTTCAAATTTTTTTGCATAATACGCCTCCTAAAAATATATTCTTATTAACTATTATACCATATTGAAAGATATGTGATAGAATATAATGAATTAAGTTTATCGGAGGTGCTTTTTATGATAGTAGTTAGTGGAAGTAGACCAACTGGAAAATTACATCTTGGACATTTTATGACAATAGGGAAATGGCTTGAATTTCAAAATAAAGCAGATAAATCTTATTTTTTTGTAGCTGATTGGCATGCATTGACTTCACATAGAGATGATGTAAATACTATTGAAAGTTCAACATTAGATTTAGTTAGACATTATTTGGCAATGGGCGTTGATCCTAAAAAATCAACTATTTTTGTTCAATCTGCAATAAAAGAACATGCTGAACTTTATCTTTTATTTAGTATGCTTGTATCCACAACAAGATTAGAAAGAATGCCAACATTTAAAGATATGAAAGAAAATATAAAAGACAAAGATTTATCAACATTGGGATTTTTAGGATATCCTGTTCTTCAAGCAGCAGATATTTTAACTTATATGGGAGATACTGTACCTGTTGGAGAAGATCAAATTTATCATGTTGAGTTTACAAGAGAAATAGCCAGAAAATTCAATAATTTATATGAAGAAATATTTCCAGAACCAGAAGCTTATGTTGCATCAGTTCCAAAACTACCTGGAACTGATGGAAGAAAGATGTCAAAGAGTTATGGAAATTCTATTATAATTGAAACAGAAGAAAAAGATATGTCAAAACAAATAATGCAAATGAAGACAGATCCTGCAAGAATGAGAAGAACTGATCCGGGTGATCCTGAAAAATGTCCTGTATGGGATTTTCATAAAGCATTTACTAAT contains:
- a CDS encoding FecCD family ABC transporter permease, giving the protein MPLFLFLMISSFILIIFFNSFGTVKLSFKDILLIFFNKNPNKIYTNIILNIRLPRVLGSFITGAILAISGNILQLIIQNPLADPYILGISSGASFGAVIYSALTMIYAIKLPFGMESTAFFFGVFSTILVFLIAKEGKKIPILSLILSGVIVSFLFNSITTLFTVMYWKNLIHVNIWLMGSTASLTWKDCYILLFVLFLQIITSLLFSKQLNVLSMGEHMAVYSGINPEKIKIILIGINVLAVSIAVSKTGIIGFVGLVIPHIVRKVTGPYSSVSTFYSLFVGGSFLAASDFVSRTIFAPTELPIGVVTSIIGAPVFIYILKRERKND
- a CDS encoding ABC transporter ATP-binding protein, whose protein sequence is MIKINNLNFSYGNGFNLNIEKLNIKAGEFVSIIGPNGSGKSTLLKILSGILKNFNGEILIKNKNIKNFNYKELAKTISIVPQEFNTIFKYDVESIISTSRVPYSKTFSFFETMEDKKIIEEAMKKTDTIKYKNKFFSNLSGGEKQRVMIARALAQKTKILFLDEFTSHLDPGHAQSLMNIVKENTQNGHTVVAVFHDINLASIYSKRLIIMLKGNVVCDGSPIDVITQENIKDIYNLDGSIIKHPKYNVPQIVFN
- a CDS encoding DUF6115 domain-containing protein; amino-acid sequence: MTVFTFFISLLAMIVSIFNIILMIQILKKTDKNNELTSISFDEESNKLLARFQKITTTKLRALDNKIEIVDQLLKDVNESYSRLASILSEVEKINDEHFKNKIMNNKIIDSIKASDEKPLESQKINEILEKNDEIIKSENEEKIINKENNETTKNKYKEEIILDKKSMVLEYYHQGLTPQEIGKKLNIGIGEVMLFINLYNK
- a CDS encoding DUF4897 domain-containing protein; the encoded protein is MQKNLKNKGINFTIMTILFIAAILILNLSIFKSGSYKYDILSKNIIFNINENGITSLKLTTTIKAQDKKSFNYLLNGYKRSDIEKSKGYEKIFNEKNNKNIYCKVLNYKSIINTSELNIFVEETMDLSGIINKNNNELIFNFPIKRLNIDANSNLYVYLPENWTLKESIPTPSKNLGTYLLWNNVGTIDFSKIVLNKK
- the trpS gene encoding tryptophan--tRNA ligase, whose protein sequence is MIVVSGSRPTGKLHLGHFMTIGKWLEFQNKADKSYFFVADWHALTSHRDDVNTIESSTLDLVRHYLAMGVDPKKSTIFVQSAIKEHAELYLLFSMLVSTTRLERMPTFKDMKENIKDKDLSTLGFLGYPVLQAADILTYMGDTVPVGEDQIYHVEFTREIARKFNNLYEEIFPEPEAYVASVPKLPGTDGRKMSKSYGNSIIIETEEKDMSKQIMQMKTDPARMRRTDPGDPEKCPVWDFHKAFTNSEEEKNWVINGCKTAEIGCIQCKKVLFKNMKEQLEPVWNNLKNISNDDAKKIILDGNEKARSVAEQTLKRVRNAMKLRW